One Narcine bancroftii isolate sNarBan1 chromosome 3, sNarBan1.hap1, whole genome shotgun sequence DNA window includes the following coding sequences:
- the mettl4 gene encoding N(6)-adenine-specific methyltransferase METTL4 — protein MAVVKSDPVGWFLDHQSYINQWYRCCHLLAPDTCCHRYIFRAGYFNVEKPRIARTCGQAPDTGPKELKSRNRKRKGRELNQGEVEAQAYHEKVGPAIQDGTRKLVEHMEAKETSREGGSSGQGQTQVPADTMLVELCSLAKQLPEEEWQVQVITKVSVPDLELLGRLTENGTDCARLVRLMGHQYLVPPRCAFLLSDISRMEPLLGYKKYDVIALDPPWENKSLKRKKGYSHLFPWQIRQLPVPFLSAPGCLVVCWVTNRQRHLHFVKEDLYPGWSVEVVAVWHWVKVTRRGEFVVPLDSLHKKPYEILVVGRYRGGPAQQGRDDCSGYAAVPDHKLIVSVPCTLHSHKPPLGEVLKGLARPHAECLELFARNLQPGWTSWGNEVLRFQHLSYFQELEAEEGAKSCSCPHTQTA, from the coding sequence ATGGCTGTGGTCAAGAGTGACCCAGTGGGATGGTTCCTGGATCACCAGTCTTACATCAACCAGTGGTACAGGTGCTGCCACCTCCTTGCACCAGATACCTGCTGCCACCGGTATATTTTCAGGGCGGGATACTTCAATGTAGAGAAGCCCCGCATCGCCAGGACTTGTGGCCAGGCACCAGACACAGGTCCCAAGGAGCTGAAGAGCAGGAATCGCAAGAGGAAGGGCCGGGAACTGAATCAAGGAGAGGTGGAGGCTCAGGCATACCATGAGAAGGTCGGTCCAGCGATTCAGGATGGTACCAGGAAGCTGGTGGAGCACATGGAAGCCAAGGAGACCAGCAGAGAGGGAGGCAGCAGTGGGCAGGGACAGACTCAGGTCCCTGCTGACACCATGCTGGTGGAACTCTGCTCCTTGGCCAAGCAACTGCCAGAGGAAGAGTGGCAGGTGCAGGTGATAACCAAGGTGTCGGTGCCCGACTTGGAGCTCCTGGGCCGTCTGACAGAGAACGGCACTGACTGTGCCAGGCTGGTGAGGCTGATGGGTCACCAGTACCTGGTCCCACCACGATGTGCCTTCCTGCTGTCGGACATCTCACGCATGGAGCCGCTGCTGGGCTATAAGAAGTATGATGTGATTGCCTTGGACCCACCCTGGGAGAACAAGTCCCTCAAGAGGAAGAAGGGTTACAGCCACCTCTTCCCCTGGCAGATCCGCCAGCTGCCCGTGCCCTTTCTCTCTGCCCCTGGCTGCCTGGTGGTATGCTGGGTCACCAATCGGCAGAGACACCTGCACTTCGTCAAGGAGGACCTGTACCCTGGCTGGTCTGTGGAGGTGGTTGCTGTGTGGCACTGGGTGAAGGTTACCCGGCGCGGAGAGTTTGTGGTGCCTCTGGACTCCCTCCACAAGAAGCCGTATGAGATCCTGGTCGTGGGCCGTTACAGAGGGGGCCCAGCCCAGCAGGGCAGAGATGACTGCTCTGGGTATGCCGCAGTACCTGACCACAAGCTCATTGTCAGTGTGCCCTGCACACTCCATTCCCACAAGCCGCCGCTGGGTGAGGTGCTGAAGGGACTTGCCCGGCCCCACGCCGAGTGTCTGGAGCTGTTTGCCCGCAATCTGCAGCCTGGCTGGACCAGCTGGGGCAACGAAGTTCTCAGATTCCAGCACCTCAGCTACTTCCAGGAGCTTGAGGCGGAGGAAGGAGCCAAGAGCTGCTCCTGCCCTCACACACAAACTGCCTGA